In the genome of Desulfovibrio sp. ZJ209, one region contains:
- a CDS encoding MATE family efflux transporter, which translates to MAVRLSDHFTPLRLIRFTCPTMGMLILTSLYTIVDGYFVSNYVGKTAFVAVNLIFPFIMIPATLGTMIGTGGSALVAKTLGRGKVALARSRFSLLVYFAIVTGTALSFVWLVFLEPCAVLLGAEGEVLEACKIYGWVLIPGLTPMILQFMFQSFFPLAGRPQLGLWVTFAAGVTNILFDYLLILVFGWGLLGAAIATVGGMLVGAVPPLLFFALSETSELRIGRAAPEWRAIVKSCTNGASEFMSNVSMSLISILYNFLLLKMAGENGVAVYGLLMYIGFLFIAIFLGFGFGAIPVIAYHYGARNTPELKSLLRYSLAINLALGILLSVAGLALSPFLARLFLGYDPELARMAEHASVIYSFSFIFAGVNIFVSSFYTALNNGLFSAAVSFVRTLALQAVAVVALPFILGLNGIWAATPVAEVLTLFFALPCLYYTRKEYGYL; encoded by the coding sequence ATGGCCGTGCGGCTGTCGGACCACTTCACCCCCCTGAGGCTCATCCGCTTCACCTGCCCCACCATGGGCATGCTGATCCTGACGAGCCTCTACACCATCGTCGACGGCTACTTCGTCTCCAACTACGTGGGCAAGACCGCCTTCGTGGCCGTGAACCTCATCTTCCCCTTCATCATGATCCCGGCCACCCTGGGCACCATGATCGGCACCGGCGGCAGCGCCCTTGTGGCCAAGACCCTCGGCCGCGGCAAGGTGGCGCTGGCGCGCAGCCGCTTTTCCCTGCTCGTGTATTTCGCCATTGTCACGGGCACGGCCCTGAGCTTCGTGTGGCTCGTGTTCCTCGAGCCCTGCGCCGTCCTGCTCGGCGCCGAGGGCGAGGTGCTGGAGGCCTGCAAGATCTACGGCTGGGTGCTCATCCCCGGGCTCACGCCCATGATCCTCCAGTTCATGTTCCAGAGCTTCTTCCCGCTGGCCGGGCGGCCGCAGCTCGGGCTCTGGGTGACCTTCGCGGCCGGCGTGACCAATATCCTCTTCGACTACCTGCTCATCCTCGTGTTCGGCTGGGGGCTGCTCGGCGCGGCCATCGCCACCGTGGGCGGCATGCTGGTGGGCGCGGTGCCGCCGCTGCTCTTTTTCGCCCTGTCCGAAACGAGCGAGCTGCGCATCGGGCGCGCGGCGCCGGAGTGGCGCGCCATCGTGAAGAGCTGCACCAACGGCGCCTCGGAATTCATGAGCAATGTCTCCATGTCGCTCATTTCCATCCTCTACAATTTCCTGCTCCTGAAAATGGCCGGCGAGAACGGCGTGGCCGTGTACGGCCTGCTCATGTACATCGGCTTCCTGTTCATCGCCATCTTCCTGGGCTTCGGCTTCGGCGCCATCCCGGTCATCGCCTACCACTACGGCGCCCGCAACACCCCGGAGCTGAAGAGCCTTTTGCGCTACAGCCTGGCCATCAACCTCGCCCTGGGCATCCTGCTCTCCGTGGCCGGCCTTGCGCTCTCTCCCTTCCTCGCGCGGCTCTTCCTCGGCTATGACCCGGAACTGGCGCGCATGGCCGAACACGCCTCGGTGATCTATTCCTTCTCCTTCATCTTCGCCGGGGTGAACATCTTTGTCTCCTCGTTTTACACCGCGCTCAACAACGGCCTCTTTTCCGCGGCCGTGTCCTTCGTGCGCACGCTGGCGCTGCAGGCCGTGGCCGTTGTGGCGCTGCCCTTCATCCTCGGGCTCAACGGCATCTGGGCCGCCACCCCCGTGGCCGAGGTGCTGACCCTCTTTTTCGCGCTGCCCTGCCTCTACTACACGCGCAAGGAATACGGCTATTTGTAG